In a genomic window of Microterricola viridarii:
- a CDS encoding FtsQ-type POTRA domain-containing protein: MKRPQGIEHTAKAVPSTTPERPAAAAQAAPPHTPPHTPASAPRKPAARRVGLPTAWWLNKPAAGEAPTVDEPTAEAVTEPIPVQKPAPVQKPATAQPAGTAGPASGEPSSTGPLAPVTPLTAALPRVAEAAEAAGGTDADADTPLTPSSARARLRAATKARKAYERSEVRRFTRHLRRRRAAWLTGIGAVLALALFVAVGTFSPLMALTTIQVEGTNRLAADEVATALGGQIGTPLPLVDQGAIHDGLAGFALIQSFSTESRPPNTLVVRVVERDPIGAVAGEGGFALVDPAGVVIQTTPERPPGFPILETVGDDGLAAAGSVVQALPAEIRAQLDVVRAASTDDVSLVLAGGAGVAWGSAEESTLKALVLGKLMAAAPPGPSTVYDVSSPASPVMR, translated from the coding sequence ATGAAGCGACCCCAGGGCATCGAGCACACGGCGAAGGCCGTGCCGTCGACGACCCCGGAGCGCCCCGCCGCGGCCGCGCAGGCCGCCCCGCCGCACACCCCGCCGCACACCCCGGCATCCGCCCCGCGCAAGCCGGCCGCCCGCCGCGTCGGGCTGCCGACCGCCTGGTGGCTGAACAAGCCGGCGGCCGGCGAGGCGCCCACCGTCGATGAACCTACCGCCGAGGCCGTGACCGAGCCGATCCCCGTCCAGAAGCCGGCACCCGTCCAGAAGCCGGCCACGGCGCAGCCCGCAGGCACAGCAGGCCCCGCCTCCGGCGAGCCGTCCTCGACCGGCCCGCTGGCGCCCGTCACGCCGCTCACCGCGGCGCTGCCGCGCGTCGCCGAGGCGGCCGAGGCGGCAGGCGGCACCGACGCGGATGCCGACACGCCACTCACCCCGAGCAGCGCCCGCGCCCGGCTGCGCGCCGCGACCAAGGCGCGGAAGGCGTACGAGCGCTCCGAGGTGCGCCGCTTCACCCGGCACCTGCGCCGGCGCCGCGCCGCCTGGCTGACCGGGATCGGCGCCGTGCTCGCGCTCGCCCTGTTCGTGGCCGTCGGCACCTTCTCGCCGCTGATGGCGCTCACCACCATCCAGGTGGAGGGCACCAACCGGCTGGCCGCTGACGAGGTCGCGACCGCGCTCGGCGGGCAGATCGGCACGCCGCTGCCGCTCGTCGACCAGGGCGCGATCCACGACGGGCTGGCCGGCTTCGCGCTGATCCAGAGCTTCTCGACCGAGAGCCGACCGCCCAACACGCTCGTCGTGCGCGTCGTCGAGCGCGACCCGATTGGCGCCGTCGCGGGGGAGGGCGGCTTCGCGCTGGTCGATCCCGCCGGCGTGGTGATCCAGACGACCCCGGAGCGGCCGCCCGGGTTCCCGATCCTGGAGACCGTCGGCGATGACGGCCTCGCCGCGGCCGGCAGCGTCGTGCAGGCACTCCCGGCCGAGATCCGCGCGCAGCTGGACGTCGTGCGGGCCGCCAGCACCGACGATGTGAGCCTGGTGCTGGCCGGCGGTGCCGGGGTGGCCTGGGGCAGTGCGGAGGAGTCAACCCTCAAGGCGCTCGTGCTGGGCAAGCTGATGGCGGCGGCCCCGCCCGGGCCCTCCACCGTCTACGACGTCTCGTCGCCGGCCAGCCCCGTGATGCGCTGA
- the murC gene encoding UDP-N-acetylmuramate--L-alanine ligase, with translation MTIKPDLSITVPAELGAVHFVGIGGSGMSGIARLFLGAGYTVSGSDVRDSANIAALRALGATITVGHDAANVGAADTLVVTGALWQDNPEYVLALEKGMPVLHRSQALAWLVQNHRLVSVAGAHGKTTSTGMIVTGLLGLGEDPSFVNGGVIDTLGVSSARGEGELFVVEADESDGSFLLYNTAVALITNVDPDHLDHYGSLEAFHEAFVTFASAASELVVVSSDDAGAVGVTATLRAAQPDKRVITFGEADDATVRVHSMDTDGPVAFSVSWEGQDYRAQLRIPGRHNAINAAGAFGVLVGLGFDPAASLSAISEFGGTERRFQLHGTVAGVSVYDDYAHHPTEVAAALSAARTVVGSGRIIAVHQPHLYSRTRLFAQEFADVLERYADETVVLDVYGAREDPEPGVTGALVSERFQDASHVAFVPDWQAAADHTAQIARDGDFVITLGCGDVYRIVPQLLDALTRAKA, from the coding sequence GTGACCATCAAGCCCGACCTCAGCATCACCGTCCCCGCCGAGCTGGGTGCCGTGCACTTCGTCGGCATCGGCGGCTCCGGCATGAGTGGAATCGCCCGACTCTTCCTCGGCGCCGGCTACACGGTCAGCGGCTCCGATGTGCGCGACAGCGCCAACATCGCCGCGCTGCGCGCGCTCGGCGCGACCATCACCGTCGGCCACGATGCCGCCAACGTCGGCGCGGCCGACACGCTCGTCGTCACCGGGGCGCTCTGGCAGGACAACCCCGAGTACGTGCTCGCCCTGGAGAAGGGGATGCCGGTGCTGCACCGCTCCCAGGCCCTGGCCTGGCTGGTGCAGAACCACCGCCTCGTCTCCGTCGCGGGCGCGCACGGAAAGACCACCTCGACCGGCATGATCGTCACCGGCCTGCTCGGCCTCGGCGAGGACCCGAGCTTTGTCAACGGCGGCGTCATCGACACGCTCGGCGTGAGCTCGGCCCGCGGCGAGGGCGAGCTGTTCGTCGTCGAGGCCGACGAGTCCGACGGCTCCTTCCTGCTCTACAACACGGCCGTCGCCCTGATCACCAACGTCGACCCGGACCACCTCGACCACTACGGCTCGCTGGAGGCCTTCCACGAGGCCTTCGTGACCTTCGCCTCCGCGGCATCCGAGCTCGTCGTCGTCTCCTCCGACGACGCCGGCGCCGTCGGCGTCACCGCGACGCTCCGCGCCGCCCAACCGGACAAGCGTGTCATCACCTTCGGAGAGGCCGACGACGCCACCGTCCGCGTGCACTCCATGGACACCGACGGCCCCGTCGCATTCAGCGTGAGCTGGGAGGGCCAGGACTACCGCGCGCAGCTGCGCATCCCCGGCCGGCACAACGCCATCAACGCGGCGGGCGCCTTCGGCGTGCTCGTCGGGCTCGGCTTCGACCCCGCCGCCTCCCTCTCCGCGATCTCCGAGTTCGGCGGCACAGAGCGCCGGTTCCAGCTGCACGGCACGGTCGCCGGCGTGAGCGTCTACGACGACTACGCCCACCACCCCACCGAGGTGGCCGCCGCGCTCTCCGCCGCCCGCACCGTGGTCGGCTCCGGCCGCATCATCGCCGTGCACCAGCCGCACCTCTACAGCCGCACCCGGCTGTTCGCGCAGGAGTTCGCCGACGTGCTCGAGCGCTACGCCGACGAGACCGTCGTGCTGGACGTGTACGGAGCCCGCGAGGACCCCGAGCCCGGCGTGACCGGCGCGCTCGTCTCGGAGCGGTTCCAGGATGCCAGCCACGTCGCCTTCGTGCCCGACTGGCAGGCGGCCGCTGACCACACCGCGCAGATCGCCCGCGACGGCGACTTCGTGATCACGCTCGGCTGCGGCGACGTCTACCGGATCGTGCCCCAGCTGCTGGACGCGCTGACGCGCGCGAAGGCCTAG
- a CDS encoding UDP-N-acetylglucosamine--N-acetylmuramyl-(pentapeptide) pyrophosphoryl-undecaprenol N-acetylglucosamine transferase: MTRYLLAGGGTAGHVNPLLAVADTIRASEPDAEILVLGTAEGLEARLVPARGYELVVIPKLPFPRRPSMQALRFPQRLRQTVRRVQALIAERGIDVVVGFGGYVSTPAYLAAGRAGIPFAIHEANAKPGLANKLGARSTRFVGVAFPDTPIRHARFVGMPLRPEIEHLDRAARRSEALAFFGLDADRPVLLVTGGSLGARRINATVHESAAAITAAGWQILHITGDKAEIENPGIDGYTLLAYCDRMDLALAAADFAVSRAGSATVSELAALGLPAVFVPYPVGNGEQRFNAAADVAAGGALLVDDAEFLPGWVEATLLPVLADRAGIERMGERAASVGTRDGSARMLALVHDALADRASHGNPTDAA, encoded by the coding sequence GTGACCCGCTATCTTCTGGCCGGTGGGGGTACCGCCGGCCATGTCAACCCCCTGCTCGCCGTCGCGGACACCATCCGCGCCTCAGAGCCCGACGCCGAAATCCTCGTGCTCGGCACCGCAGAGGGCCTGGAGGCGCGTCTCGTGCCCGCCCGCGGCTATGAGCTCGTCGTCATCCCCAAGCTGCCGTTCCCGCGCCGGCCCAGCATGCAGGCGCTGCGCTTCCCGCAGCGGCTGCGGCAGACCGTGCGCCGGGTGCAGGCCCTCATCGCCGAACGCGGCATCGACGTGGTCGTCGGCTTCGGCGGCTACGTCTCCACGCCCGCCTACCTGGCGGCCGGCCGTGCCGGCATCCCCTTCGCGATCCACGAGGCCAACGCCAAGCCGGGCCTGGCCAACAAGCTCGGCGCCCGCTCGACCCGCTTCGTCGGGGTCGCCTTCCCGGACACCCCCATCCGCCATGCCCGCTTCGTCGGGATGCCGCTGCGCCCCGAGATTGAGCACCTCGACCGCGCGGCGCGCCGCAGCGAGGCGCTGGCCTTCTTCGGCCTGGACGCCGACCGCCCGGTGCTGCTGGTCACCGGCGGCTCGCTCGGCGCCCGCCGGATCAACGCCACCGTGCACGAGAGCGCGGCCGCGATCACGGCCGCCGGCTGGCAGATCCTGCACATCACGGGCGACAAGGCCGAGATCGAGAACCCCGGAATCGACGGCTACACGCTGCTCGCCTACTGCGACCGGATGGACCTCGCCCTGGCCGCCGCCGACTTCGCCGTCTCGCGGGCCGGGTCAGCCACCGTCAGCGAGCTGGCCGCCCTCGGCCTCCCCGCCGTGTTCGTGCCCTACCCGGTCGGCAACGGCGAGCAGCGCTTCAACGCGGCCGCCGACGTCGCCGCCGGCGGCGCGCTGCTGGTGGACGACGCCGAGTTCCTGCCGGGCTGGGTGGAGGCCACGCTGCTGCCGGTGCTCGCCGACCGCGCCGGGATCGAGCGGATGGGGGAGCGGGCGGCATCCGTGGGCACCCGCGACGGCTCCGCCCGAATGCTCGCCCTGGTGCACGATGCGCTGGCCGACCGCGCCTCGCACGGAAACCCCACCGACGCCGCGTAA
- the ftsW gene encoding putative lipid II flippase FtsW, with amino-acid sequence MSNPPRATSRPRASEEETPRVASARISLGRRLRAEGTNFYVLLGTTLFLVGFGLMMVLSSSSVESYLEDDGFFAGFFRQAGFALIGVPLMLVVSRFPISVWKWLAPFALIGASILQALVVFTGLGVGTGGNTNWINLFGVQFQPSEMIKLALVLWIAQIVSRKEEFLDDWKTGLLPVLLTSGAAIGLVLLGNDLGTVMVMAAMLFGGLFFAGVRLRMLGALAGAGAVLFLIVAVSSQNRLSRIMMFADGSCDDPEKQLNECWQTIHGDYALANGGILGAGLGNSKAKWSWLPAAHNDYIFAIIGEELGLLGAIVVLVLFVVLAFTFVKIMNSSTDTFVRVATATAMFWIIGQAFMNIGIVLGVFPVFGVPLPLISAGGTALVTTLLAIGIVLSFARHTPEEREALGLPARQGIRRVIRTRTKTPAN; translated from the coding sequence ATGAGCAATCCGCCTCGGGCCACTAGCAGGCCCCGGGCGAGCGAGGAGGAGACCCCTCGCGTCGCCTCGGCCCGCATCTCCCTCGGGCGCCGACTCCGCGCAGAGGGCACCAACTTCTACGTTCTGCTCGGCACCACGCTGTTCCTCGTCGGCTTCGGCCTGATGATGGTGCTCTCCTCCTCCTCGGTGGAGTCGTACCTCGAGGATGACGGCTTCTTCGCCGGCTTCTTCCGGCAAGCCGGCTTCGCCCTCATCGGCGTGCCCCTGATGCTCGTCGTCAGCCGCTTCCCGATCTCGGTCTGGAAGTGGCTGGCCCCGTTCGCCCTGATCGGGGCGAGCATCCTGCAGGCGCTCGTCGTGTTCACCGGCCTCGGTGTTGGCACGGGAGGCAACACCAACTGGATCAACCTGTTCGGGGTGCAGTTCCAGCCCTCCGAGATGATCAAGCTGGCGCTCGTGCTCTGGATCGCGCAGATCGTCAGCCGCAAGGAGGAATTCCTCGACGACTGGAAGACGGGGCTGCTGCCCGTGCTGCTCACCAGCGGCGCCGCGATCGGCCTCGTCCTGCTCGGCAACGACCTCGGAACCGTGATGGTGATGGCGGCCATGCTGTTCGGCGGGCTGTTCTTCGCCGGCGTGCGGCTGCGCATGCTCGGCGCGCTGGCCGGCGCCGGTGCCGTGCTGTTCCTCATCGTCGCCGTCAGCAGCCAGAACCGCCTGTCGCGCATCATGATGTTCGCCGACGGCAGCTGCGACGACCCGGAGAAGCAGCTCAACGAGTGCTGGCAGACCATCCACGGCGACTACGCCCTCGCCAACGGCGGCATCCTCGGCGCCGGCCTCGGCAACTCCAAGGCCAAGTGGTCGTGGTTGCCCGCCGCCCACAACGACTACATCTTCGCCATCATCGGCGAGGAGCTCGGCCTGCTCGGCGCGATCGTCGTGCTGGTGCTCTTCGTCGTGCTCGCGTTCACCTTCGTCAAGATCATGAACTCGAGCACCGACACCTTCGTGCGCGTCGCCACCGCCACCGCCATGTTCTGGATCATCGGGCAGGCCTTCATGAACATCGGCATCGTGCTCGGCGTCTTCCCCGTCTTCGGGGTGCCGCTCCCGCTCATCTCCGCCGGTGGCACGGCGCTGGTGACCACACTGCTCGCCATCGGCATCGTGCTCTCCTTCGCCAGGCACACCCCGGAGGAGCGCGAGGCGCTCGGCCTTCCCGCCCGGCAGGGAATCCGCCGCGTCATCCGGACCCGAACGAAAACCCCCGCGAATTAA
- the murD gene encoding UDP-N-acetylmuramoyl-L-alanine--D-glutamate ligase — MSAPDFDSVSDRLDSLQSWNADWRGLRVAVLGLGVTGFAAADTLTELGADVLVLASAAADDRARLVEVIGARLLQGELDTVPDGLTEFAPDLLIASPGFHPDHVVLEWAAKRGIAVWGDIELAWRLRDKVPTASGAPAPWILVTGTNGKTTTTQLTATFLAEGGLRVAPCGNIGVPVLDAIRDPQGWDALVVELSSYQLHHVRREGVGSLEPLASVCLNIADDHLDWHGSGEAYREAKATVYANTLVACVYNKADPVTEAMVREADVADGARAIGFDLGAPGPSDFGIVDGILCDRAFLDDRHHSAIELSTLAELAERGLDSPHIVANILAASALARAAGVGVDAIHRALGHFQLDAHRIQLVAVSDGVRWIDDSKATNPHAALASLQSNESVVWVVGGLLKGVDIDDLVRSQVQRLRAAVIIGVDRSALREAFARHAPELPVFEVDSTDTGEVMPNAVRFAASVAAPGDAVLLAPAAASMDQFADYAERGTLFAGAVREFLGGGADEQSASGH; from the coding sequence GTGAGTGCACCTGACTTCGACTCCGTCTCCGACCGACTGGACAGCCTGCAGAGCTGGAACGCCGACTGGCGCGGCCTCCGCGTCGCCGTCCTCGGCCTCGGCGTCACCGGCTTCGCCGCCGCAGACACCCTCACCGAGCTCGGCGCCGACGTGCTCGTCCTCGCCTCGGCCGCCGCGGACGACCGGGCGCGCCTGGTCGAGGTGATCGGCGCCCGGCTGCTGCAGGGCGAGCTCGACACCGTGCCGGACGGCCTCACCGAGTTCGCCCCGGACCTGCTCATCGCCTCGCCCGGCTTCCACCCCGACCACGTCGTGCTGGAGTGGGCGGCCAAGCGCGGAATCGCCGTCTGGGGCGACATCGAGCTGGCCTGGCGGCTGCGCGACAAGGTGCCGACCGCGTCAGGGGCCCCGGCCCCGTGGATCCTGGTCACCGGCACGAACGGCAAGACCACCACCACCCAGCTGACCGCCACCTTCCTGGCCGAGGGCGGCCTGCGCGTCGCCCCCTGCGGCAACATCGGCGTGCCGGTGCTCGACGCCATCCGCGACCCGCAGGGCTGGGACGCCCTCGTCGTGGAGCTCTCCAGCTACCAGCTGCACCACGTGCGCCGGGAGGGCGTCGGGTCGCTCGAGCCGCTCGCCAGCGTCTGCCTGAACATCGCCGACGACCACCTCGACTGGCACGGCAGCGGCGAGGCCTACCGCGAGGCGAAGGCCACCGTCTACGCCAACACGCTCGTCGCCTGCGTCTACAACAAGGCCGACCCGGTCACCGAGGCGATGGTCAGAGAGGCGGATGTCGCCGACGGCGCCCGCGCCATCGGCTTCGACCTCGGCGCGCCGGGCCCGAGCGACTTCGGCATCGTCGACGGCATCCTCTGCGACCGCGCGTTCCTCGACGACCGCCACCACAGCGCCATCGAGCTGAGCACGCTGGCCGAGCTCGCCGAGCGGGGCCTGGACTCGCCGCACATCGTCGCCAACATCCTCGCCGCCAGCGCCCTGGCACGGGCGGCCGGCGTCGGTGTGGACGCGATCCACCGGGCGCTCGGCCACTTCCAGCTGGACGCACACCGGATCCAGCTCGTCGCCGTCTCCGACGGCGTGCGCTGGATCGACGACTCCAAGGCGACCAACCCGCACGCCGCGCTCGCCTCCCTCCAGTCGAACGAGTCGGTGGTGTGGGTCGTCGGCGGCCTGCTCAAGGGGGTCGACATCGACGACCTCGTCCGGAGCCAGGTGCAGCGGCTGCGCGCGGCCGTGATCATCGGAGTCGACCGGAGCGCACTGCGCGAGGCATTCGCGCGACACGCGCCGGAGCTGCCGGTGTTCGAGGTGGACTCGACCGACACTGGAGAGGTCATGCCGAACGCGGTGCGGTTCGCCGCGAGCGTCGCAGCCCCCGGTGACGCGGTGCTGCTGGCGCCGGCGGCCGCATCCATGGACCAGTTCGCCGACTATGCGGAGCGCGGCACACTGTTTGCCGGCGCGGTACGAGAATTTCTGGGAGGTGGGGCGGATGAGCAATCCGCCTCGGGCCACTAG
- the mraY gene encoding phospho-N-acetylmuramoyl-pentapeptide-transferase, translating to MVALLTAGALSLAFTLFLTPVFIKLFHKLQWGQFIRDDGPQAHHSKRGTATMGGIVVILAVLLGYFIATWVSGDPPTTSGLLVLLMMVGLGLVGFIDDFLKTRKQQSLGLGGWAKVTGQVIVAGTFAVLALQFPNAQGITPASTHVSFIRDLPIDFLTLGPIIGLGVFIIWICLIVAATSNGVNVTDGLDGLATGASILSIGSFVVIGFWQFNQSCFGGGSTDPLRCYDVRDPLDLAIVAAAITGALIGFLWWNTSPAQIFMGDTGSLALGGALAAFAILSHTELLLILIGGLFVIEAGSVIVQRAYFKVTRGKRIFLMSPIHHHFELKGWAEVTVVVRFWIIGGLLVAAGVGTFYLEWISRA from the coding sequence GTGGTAGCCCTGCTCACCGCCGGCGCCCTGTCGCTCGCGTTCACCCTGTTCCTCACCCCGGTCTTCATCAAGCTGTTCCACAAGCTGCAGTGGGGACAGTTCATCCGCGACGACGGCCCGCAGGCGCACCACTCCAAGCGCGGCACCGCGACGATGGGCGGCATTGTCGTCATCCTGGCCGTGCTGCTCGGATACTTCATCGCCACCTGGGTGAGCGGCGATCCGCCGACCACGTCGGGCCTGCTCGTGCTGCTCATGATGGTCGGCCTCGGCCTCGTCGGCTTCATCGACGACTTCCTGAAGACCCGCAAGCAGCAGAGCCTCGGCCTCGGCGGCTGGGCGAAGGTCACCGGCCAGGTGATCGTCGCCGGCACCTTCGCCGTGCTCGCCCTGCAGTTCCCGAACGCGCAGGGCATCACGCCGGCCTCCACCCACGTGTCGTTCATCCGAGACCTGCCGATCGACTTCCTGACGCTCGGCCCGATCATCGGGCTCGGCGTGTTCATCATCTGGATCTGCCTGATCGTCGCGGCCACCTCGAACGGCGTCAACGTCACCGACGGCCTCGACGGGCTGGCCACCGGCGCGTCCATCCTCTCCATCGGCTCCTTCGTCGTCATCGGCTTCTGGCAGTTCAACCAGAGCTGCTTCGGCGGCGGCAGCACCGACCCGCTGCGCTGCTACGACGTGCGCGACCCGCTCGACCTCGCCATCGTCGCCGCGGCCATCACCGGCGCCCTGATCGGCTTCCTCTGGTGGAACACCTCGCCGGCCCAAATCTTCATGGGCGACACCGGCTCTCTCGCCCTCGGCGGCGCGCTGGCCGCCTTCGCCATCCTCAGCCACACCGAACTGCTGCTGATCCTGATCGGCGGGCTGTTCGTCATCGAGGCCGGCTCCGTCATCGTGCAGCGGGCGTACTTCAAGGTCACCCGCGGCAAGCGCATCTTCCTGATGAGCCCGATCCACCACCACTTCGAGCTCAAGGGCTGGGCGGAGGTCACCGTCGTCGTGCGGTTCTGGATCATCGGCGGCCTGCTCGTCGCGGCCGGTGTCGGCACCTTCTACCTCGAATGGATCTCCCGCGCGTGA
- a CDS encoding UDP-N-acetylmuramoyl-tripeptide--D-alanyl-D-alanine ligase: MIAMTIAEIAEATGAQLLRAPEPGTVITGLTHTDSRDVRPGDVFVCKPGEFTDGHLYAPTAVEAGAALLIVDHELDLDVPQLLVDDVVIALGAFATEVVARVRALGRLKIVGVTGSNGKTTTKNLLRTILQEVGQTIAPRASFNNEVGAPLTMLELTEDTEFLVAEMGASGIGEIAKLVAMAKPDIGVVLSVGLAHAGEFGGIEATVTAKTEMVSELTAADVAVLNADDHRVAGMAAATAASIVWFGLGPNAAVRAADVHADATGTSFTLTLASGESRPVRFRVLGEHHVMNALAAAAVAESLGVDIDGIVSALESVELAERWRMQVLGGRDGVTIINDAYNASPDSMAAALKTLAQIRTPGQRTIAVLGEMSELGEFSGEEHDRIGLLAVRLNISQLLVVGQNARRMHISTINQGSFDGESHIVDDVDEAFELLKKMIQPGDLVLVKSSNSAGLRFLGDQLGELFSW; this comes from the coding sequence GTGATCGCCATGACCATCGCCGAGATCGCCGAGGCCACGGGCGCGCAGCTGCTGCGCGCGCCGGAGCCCGGAACCGTGATCACCGGCCTCACCCACACCGACTCCCGCGACGTGCGGCCCGGTGACGTCTTCGTCTGCAAGCCGGGGGAGTTCACCGACGGCCACCTGTACGCCCCGACCGCCGTCGAGGCGGGCGCCGCGCTGCTCATCGTCGACCACGAGCTCGACCTCGACGTGCCGCAGCTCCTCGTCGACGACGTCGTCATCGCCCTCGGCGCCTTTGCCACCGAGGTCGTCGCCCGGGTGCGCGCGCTCGGCAGGCTGAAGATCGTCGGCGTCACCGGCAGCAACGGCAAGACCACGACGAAGAACCTGCTGCGCACCATCCTGCAGGAAGTCGGCCAGACCATCGCCCCGCGCGCCTCGTTCAACAACGAGGTCGGCGCCCCGCTGACCATGCTCGAGCTGACAGAGGACACCGAGTTCCTCGTCGCCGAGATGGGCGCGAGCGGCATCGGCGAGATCGCCAAGCTGGTCGCCATGGCCAAGCCGGACATCGGCGTCGTGCTGAGCGTCGGCCTCGCCCACGCCGGCGAGTTCGGCGGCATCGAGGCGACCGTCACCGCCAAGACCGAGATGGTCAGCGAGCTGACCGCCGCCGACGTCGCCGTGCTGAACGCCGACGACCACCGCGTCGCCGGCATGGCGGCCGCGACCGCGGCATCCATCGTCTGGTTCGGCCTCGGACCGAACGCCGCCGTGCGCGCCGCCGACGTGCACGCGGATGCCACCGGCACCAGCTTCACGCTCACGCTCGCGTCCGGCGAGAGCCGGCCAGTGCGCTTCCGCGTGCTCGGCGAGCACCACGTGATGAACGCCCTGGCCGCCGCCGCCGTCGCCGAGTCGCTCGGCGTCGACATCGACGGCATCGTCTCCGCGCTGGAGAGCGTCGAGCTGGCCGAGCGCTGGCGCATGCAGGTGCTCGGCGGCCGCGACGGCGTGACGATCATCAACGACGCCTACAACGCCAGCCCCGACTCGATGGCCGCCGCGCTCAAGACGCTCGCCCAGATCCGCACGCCGGGGCAGCGCACCATCGCCGTCCTCGGCGAGATGAGCGAGCTGGGCGAGTTCTCCGGCGAGGAGCACGACCGCATCGGTCTGCTCGCCGTCCGGCTGAACATCTCCCAGCTGCTGGTCGTCGGCCAGAACGCCCGCCGCATGCACATCAGCACCATCAACCAGGGCTCCTTCGACGGCGAATCGCACATCGTCGACGACGTCGACGAGGCTTTCGAGCTGCTCAAAAAAATGATCCAGCCGGGCGATCTCGTGCTGGTGAAGTCATCGAATTCGGCCGGTCTGCGTTTTCTCGGCGATCAGCTGGGAGAATTGTTCTCGTGGTAG
- a CDS encoding Mur ligase family protein, with amino-acid sequence MTGPTALRPQHPVSRSLSGLVDTFDLDVRGDIDGVELSGISLSTTTVQPGDLYVGVPGRNAHGASYAADAARSGAVAVLTDEAGAALAAEAGLPVLVTPDARAALGDVAAWIYRTADNPATLFAVTGTNGKTSVVYVLYAILSQLGVVAGLTSTAERRIGELAVTSNLTTPEASELHALLARMREAEVRAVGVEVSAQALSRHRVDGLVFDIAGFTNLSHDHLDDYSDLENYFQAKLELFQPDRSRRGVVTVDSEWGTRLAQSSRIPVTTLSTLPGGTAEWRMSVLEEHATFTRFALEGPEGRRLETTLPLLGWFMAANAALAIVMLVESGFDLDAIAHALDRDGGIDVYIPGRTERVSGEHGPTVYIDYGHTPDAFLNTLEAIRRTTEGRVIMVFGADGDRDTTKRADMGAIAARGADAVVITDFHPRFEDPASIRQALLDGARAAVPDAELYEIADPRAAFRAALALAGDGDAVLYAGPGHEDYQEVAGVKLPYSARDDARLALREAGWLQ; translated from the coding sequence GTGACCGGACCCACGGCGCTCCGCCCGCAGCACCCCGTTTCACGATCCCTGTCCGGATTGGTCGATACCTTCGACCTTGACGTGCGGGGCGACATCGACGGAGTCGAGCTCAGTGGCATCAGCCTGAGCACGACGACGGTGCAGCCAGGAGATCTTTATGTCGGCGTTCCCGGGCGGAACGCCCATGGCGCGAGCTATGCAGCGGATGCCGCGCGCTCCGGCGCCGTCGCCGTGCTGACCGACGAGGCCGGCGCGGCCCTGGCCGCCGAGGCCGGCCTGCCCGTGCTCGTCACCCCCGACGCCCGCGCGGCGCTCGGCGACGTCGCCGCCTGGATCTACCGCACGGCAGACAACCCGGCGACCCTGTTCGCCGTCACCGGCACGAACGGCAAGACCAGCGTCGTCTACGTGCTCTACGCGATCCTCAGCCAGCTCGGCGTCGTGGCCGGCCTCACCTCCACCGCAGAGCGCCGCATCGGCGAGCTCGCGGTCACCAGCAACCTGACCACGCCGGAGGCGAGCGAGCTGCACGCCCTGCTCGCCCGCATGCGCGAGGCCGAGGTGCGCGCCGTCGGCGTCGAGGTCTCCGCGCAGGCGCTCAGCCGGCACCGGGTCGACGGCCTCGTCTTCGACATCGCCGGCTTCACCAACCTGAGCCATGACCACCTCGACGACTACTCCGACCTGGAGAACTACTTCCAGGCCAAGCTCGAGCTGTTCCAACCCGACCGGAGCCGGCGCGGCGTCGTCACCGTCGACTCCGAGTGGGGCACGCGCCTCGCCCAGTCCTCCCGGATCCCCGTCACCACGCTCAGCACGCTGCCGGGCGGCACCGCCGAGTGGCGCATGAGCGTGCTCGAGGAGCACGCCACCTTCACCCGCTTCGCCCTCGAGGGGCCGGAGGGGCGCAGGCTGGAGACCACCCTGCCGCTGCTCGGCTGGTTCATGGCCGCCAACGCGGCACTGGCCATCGTGATGCTCGTCGAGTCCGGGTTCGACCTGGACGCCATCGCGCACGCGCTGGACCGCGACGGCGGCATCGACGTGTACATCCCCGGCCGCACGGAGCGGGTCTCCGGCGAGCACGGCCCCACCGTCTACATCGACTACGGGCACACGCCGGACGCGTTCCTGAACACGCTCGAGGCGATCCGGCGCACCACCGAGGGTCGCGTCATCATGGTCTTCGGCGCCGACGGCGACCGCGACACCACCAAGCGCGCCGACATGGGCGCCATCGCCGCCCGCGGCGCCGACGCCGTCGTCATCACCGACTTCCACCCGCGCTTCGAGGACCCGGCCAGCATCCGCCAGGCCCTCCTCGACGGCGCGCGGGCCGCGGTGCCGGACGCCGAGCTCTACGAGATCGCTGACCCCCGCGCGGCATTCCGCGCCGCCCTCGCCCTCGCCGGCGACGGCGACGCCGTGCTCTACGCCGGCCCGGGCCACGAGGACTACCAGGAGGTTGCCGGCGTGAAGCTGCCCTACTCTGCCAGAGACGATGCCAGACTGGCGCTCCGAGAGGCCGGGTGGCTGCAGTGA